A window of the Streptosporangiales bacterium genome harbors these coding sequences:
- a CDS encoding MFS transporter has protein sequence MTEKQQVMAQEVTEKDARRALAAAGIGWGLDGLTWTMYAFALTAVMPVLGISEGAAGWITAVSIGASAVGGVVCGSLADRFGRVRVLTWVIVGYCVFTALTATAQDLTQFAFWRVLEGFTFGGEWAVGAALIAEYAAPHRRGRVLAFVQSCYAIGWAISTGLYLVVFSLAPENVAWRYLFLVGVVPAVAAFVIRRTTRDRVQVAPKRREPFGQLFQRQTIKTTVLATGVGLGIQGIYYSVFVFMPLFLRSERGLSVIGTATYTWVVIVGSFLGYVASGFVHDTIGRRPTFTLFFAGSAGAIALFVFTPVVRPELGYVISFLLGFFASGQAGGMGAYLAELFPTHVRASGQGFAYNVGRGVAGFGPLTIGVLAAGIGFGAAIAWVGFVAAAVGILTVWSLPETKARNILKDVVSADQGSR, from the coding sequence ATGACTGAGAAACAGCAGGTCATGGCCCAGGAGGTCACCGAGAAGGACGCGCGGCGGGCACTGGCGGCCGCCGGCATCGGCTGGGGGCTGGACGGCCTCACCTGGACCATGTACGCGTTCGCGCTCACCGCCGTCATGCCGGTGCTCGGCATCTCCGAGGGCGCCGCCGGCTGGATCACCGCGGTGAGCATCGGCGCGTCCGCTGTCGGCGGCGTGGTCTGCGGATCGCTCGCCGACCGCTTCGGGCGGGTGCGGGTGTTGACCTGGGTCATCGTCGGTTACTGCGTCTTCACCGCGCTCACCGCGACCGCACAGGACCTCACCCAGTTCGCGTTCTGGCGGGTCCTGGAGGGCTTCACCTTCGGCGGGGAGTGGGCGGTCGGCGCCGCGCTCATCGCCGAGTACGCGGCGCCGCACCGCCGCGGACGGGTGCTTGCCTTCGTACAGAGCTGCTACGCGATCGGCTGGGCAATCTCCACCGGGCTCTACCTCGTCGTCTTCTCGCTCGCGCCGGAGAACGTCGCCTGGCGCTACCTGTTCCTCGTCGGGGTCGTCCCCGCCGTCGCCGCGTTCGTCATCAGGCGCACGACCCGCGACCGGGTGCAGGTGGCGCCCAAACGCCGCGAGCCCTTCGGGCAGCTGTTCCAGCGGCAGACCATCAAGACCACCGTGCTCGCGACCGGGGTCGGACTCGGCATCCAGGGCATCTACTACTCGGTGTTCGTGTTCATGCCGCTGTTCCTGCGCTCCGAGCGCGGGCTGAGCGTCATCGGCACGGCCACGTACACCTGGGTGGTGATCGTCGGTTCGTTCCTCGGTTACGTCGCCTCGGGCTTCGTCCACGACACGATCGGACGCAGGCCGACGTTCACCTTGTTCTTCGCCGGCTCGGCCGGGGCGATCGCCCTGTTCGTCTTCACCCCCGTCGTACGCCCTGAACTGGGGTATGTGATCAGCTTCCTGCTCGGTTTCTTCGCCTCCGGCCAGGCCGGTGGTATGGGGGCCTACCTCGCGGAGCTCTTCCCCACCCACGTGCGGGCGAGCGGACAGGGCTTCGCCTACAACGTCGGCCGCGGCGTTGCCGGGTTCGGCCCGTTGACCATCGGGGTATTGGCCGCGGGAATCGGTTTCGGCGCCGCGATCGCGTGGGTGGGTTTCGTCGCCGCCGCAGTCGGCATCTTGACCGTGTGGTCGTTGCCCGAAACGAAGGCCAGGAACATCCTCAAGGACGTCGTATCCGCCGACCAAGGGAGCAGATGA